A single region of the Eriocheir sinensis breed Jianghai 21 chromosome 53, ASM2467909v1, whole genome shotgun sequence genome encodes:
- the LOC126983157 gene encoding uncharacterized protein LOC126983157: MFAQENVYFTDCVLRHMHQYRFIAHFDTDEVPILPKHDSFPLFLEDVTNSRKHDSPPGYRLLGHYFYENLEPSQEAKDLPKYLWALRHTKRQAKPNEPPTPGQFKPVFDMNAVRGVFSHGTLLCVSGTCRLSKMATVSSDKAFLAHFRLTCDEQCRENTVHDLTLQRENPMSRVGLWVTCHMSVYRELASTDYAGNRPRVSLTE, encoded by the exons atgtttgCACAGGAAAATGTCTACTTCACTGACTGCGTTCTACGTCACATGCATCAGTACCGCTTCATTGCACATTTTGACACTGACGAAGTGCCCATTTTGCCCAAGCATGACAGCTTTCCACTCTTCCTTGAAGACGTCACTAACAG CAGGAAACACGATTCTCCTCCTGGATACAGACTTCTGGGACATTACTTCTATGAAAATTTAGAGCCAAGTCAGGAGGCCAAAGATCTTCCCAAGTACCTCTGGGCGCTACGTCACACCAAGCGCCAAGCTAAGCCCAATGAACCTCCAACTCCCGGCCAATTCAAACCAGTTTTTGACATGAATGCTGTCAGAGGAGTTTTTTCTCATGGCACCCTTTTGTGTGTATCAG GTACATGCCGGCTTTCAAAAATGGCCACTGTGTCTTCTGATAAGGCATTTTTGGCGCACTTCAGGCTCACATGTGATGAGCAGTGCAGGGAGAACACCGTTCACGACTTAACACTACAAAG agaaaacccgatgagcagggtcggttTATGGGTAACGTGCCACATGTCAGTATATCGGGAACTGGCGtcgacggactatgcaggtaacagACCTCgagtcagtctcacggagtag